One Desulfobulbus propionicus DSM 2032 DNA segment encodes these proteins:
- a CDS encoding molybdopterin-containing oxidoreductase family protein: MIIDTVCRFCSSCCPIEAEVEEGRLIGARRKSFLEPDKRLTCAKLAAAAEIVYSPKRLTTPLIKKADGTGFREAGWDEALDLVVAAMQRHRRESGSQSIAWLRGMAADWGAPWDYPNRLMHAFGSPNTIGNGSICFVARDFAHSYVYGSMAFPEAKAAKCIIVWGKNDGNTALGAAEGIHWAKEHGATLIVIDPVRTALARKADIWLQIKPGHDGLLAMAMINEIIGNNLYDADFVRQYTVGFEKLKQVAAQYPAEQVADSLWLSAARIKEIARLYATTKPAAIIDGNGLDMHREVFDTTRAIAMLRALTGNLDQPGGDVLPQPIPARNIQLKERLPEGTVPITRDYSLFNTFSETWGNQVQGCVVDAILDEQPYPLKMVVVQSGNPLVTMADSTRTRAAFTKLDTLVVIDMFLTETARLADVILPASSCFEKTQLNRASIRNNPMFLQDAVIEPVGDSWPDWKIVFELGRRLGLSEDFPWQTAEEAIDYQLEPAGVTVADLRVHGKGLRIEELRYHKYRDQPFKTPSGKVEFFSKRLAEAGFCGVPFARGLGADPISFADQSDAYPVLGVSGSRDIRFTNSQYRTIPALLRNGEGCVVDIHPEDAARQGFVDGDRIRIETPKGEIEMPARLSSTTRPGMVRIAWGWGEHDPRANLNTLTEDEVRGPVSGTSTSRSFMCRLRKV, encoded by the coding sequence ATGATCATCGATACTGTCTGCCGTTTCTGTTCGTCCTGTTGTCCCATCGAGGCCGAGGTGGAGGAGGGCCGCCTGATCGGCGCCCGGCGCAAATCCTTTCTTGAGCCGGACAAACGGCTGACCTGCGCCAAGCTGGCGGCAGCGGCCGAGATCGTCTATTCGCCAAAACGTCTGACCACGCCGCTGATCAAGAAGGCGGACGGCACCGGCTTTCGCGAGGCCGGCTGGGATGAGGCCTTGGATCTGGTGGTCGCAGCGATGCAGCGTCACCGGCGGGAATCCGGGTCGCAGTCGATCGCCTGGCTGCGTGGCATGGCCGCCGATTGGGGAGCGCCCTGGGATTATCCCAACCGGCTGATGCACGCCTTTGGCAGCCCCAACACCATCGGCAACGGTTCGATCTGTTTTGTGGCCCGGGATTTTGCCCATAGCTATGTCTACGGGTCCATGGCCTTTCCCGAGGCCAAGGCGGCCAAATGCATCATCGTCTGGGGCAAGAACGACGGCAACACCGCCCTGGGCGCGGCCGAAGGCATTCACTGGGCCAAGGAGCACGGGGCAACATTGATCGTCATCGACCCGGTGCGGACCGCGCTGGCCCGCAAGGCCGACATCTGGCTGCAGATCAAGCCCGGTCATGACGGCCTCTTGGCCATGGCCATGATCAACGAGATTATCGGCAATAATCTTTATGACGCCGATTTTGTCCGTCAGTACACCGTCGGCTTTGAGAAACTCAAACAGGTGGCGGCCCAGTACCCGGCCGAGCAGGTGGCCGACAGCCTGTGGCTGAGTGCCGCGCGGATCAAGGAGATTGCCCGCCTCTACGCCACCACCAAGCCGGCGGCGATCATCGACGGCAACGGCCTCGACATGCACCGCGAGGTCTTCGACACCACCCGCGCCATCGCCATGCTCCGCGCCCTGACCGGCAACCTCGATCAGCCCGGCGGCGACGTGCTGCCGCAGCCGATCCCGGCGCGCAACATCCAGTTGAAGGAAAGGCTGCCCGAGGGCACGGTGCCGATCACCCGCGACTATTCGCTGTTCAACACCTTTTCCGAAACCTGGGGCAACCAGGTGCAGGGCTGCGTGGTCGACGCCATTTTGGACGAACAGCCCTATCCGCTCAAGATGGTGGTGGTCCAATCGGGCAACCCGCTGGTGACCATGGCCGATTCCACCCGCACCCGCGCCGCCTTTACCAAGCTCGACACCCTGGTGGTGATCGACATGTTCCTCACCGAGACCGCAAGGCTTGCCGACGTCATCCTGCCGGCCTCCTCCTGCTTTGAAAAGACCCAGCTCAACCGGGCCTCGATCCGTAACAACCCGATGTTTCTCCAGGATGCGGTGATCGAGCCGGTGGGTGATTCCTGGCCGGACTGGAAGATCGTCTTCGAGCTGGGACGGCGGCTTGGGTTGAGCGAGGACTTCCCCTGGCAGACCGCCGAGGAGGCCATCGACTACCAGCTGGAACCGGCCGGAGTGACGGTGGCGGATCTGCGCGTCCACGGCAAGGGGCTGCGTATCGAGGAGCTGCGGTACCACAAGTACCGCGACCAGCCCTTCAAGACCCCTTCGGGCAAGGTGGAGTTCTTTTCCAAGCGCCTGGCCGAGGCCGGATTCTGCGGGGTGCCGTTTGCGCGCGGCCTGGGCGCGGACCCGATCAGCTTTGCCGACCAGAGCGACGCCTATCCGGTGCTGGGTGTCAGCGGCAGCCGCGACATCCGCTTCACCAATTCCCAGTACCGCACCATCCCCGCGCTGCTGCGGAACGGCGAGGGCTGCGTGGTCGACATCCATCCCGAGGACGCGGCCCGCCAGGGCTTTGTCGACGGCGACCGCATCCGCATCGAAACCCCCAAGGGCGAGATCGAAATGCCCGCACGCCTTTCTTCCACGACCCGCCCGGGCATGGTCCGCATCGCCTGGGGCTGGGGCGAGCATGATCCGCGCGCCAACCTCAACACCCTCACCGAGGACGAGGTACGCGGCCCGGTGAGCGGTACCTCCACCAGCCGCAGCTTCATGTGCCGCCTGCGCAAGGTGTGA
- a CDS encoding universal stress protein, giving the protein MQERQHIIVPIDFKTHSDLQANFALHMARLLNAKTTFVHVLRPIADFSDYDPATLEQVEKKLLAHMRKKVDAFIKALDKRGVICEGVVLSGSIAETVIAHVDEQKADLVVLSTHGAQGIEKVLLGSVADRVIKGVNCPCLVFNPYKNRWRHDDTTGRYDFGKAVELPPLA; this is encoded by the coding sequence ATGCAGGAAAGGCAACACATCATCGTTCCCATTGATTTCAAAACCCATTCCGATCTGCAGGCCAATTTCGCCCTGCACATGGCAAGGCTGCTCAACGCAAAAACGACCTTCGTGCACGTCCTGCGGCCAATCGCCGATTTCTCCGACTATGATCCGGCCACCCTGGAGCAGGTGGAAAAGAAGTTGCTGGCCCACATGCGCAAGAAAGTGGACGCTTTCATCAAAGCGTTGGACAAGCGGGGGGTGATCTGCGAGGGGGTGGTGCTGAGCGGCTCGATTGCCGAGACCGTCATTGCCCATGTGGATGAACAAAAAGCGGATTTAGTTGTCCTCAGCACCCACGGCGCCCAGGGAATCGAGAAAGTGCTCCTCGGCAGCGTGGCCGATCGGGTGATCAAGGGGGTCAATTGTCCGTGCCTGGTGTTCAACCCCTATAAGAACAGGTGGCGCCATGACGACACGACAGGGCGTTATGACTTTGGCAAGGCCGTTGAACTGCCACCGCTGGCCTGA
- a CDS encoding metallopeptidase family protein, which yields MSDRPLQLTTEAFARIVEQAIARIPEEIRAVLDNVLISVKDRPTAAMLAEVGLGPDEPLFGIFLGVPLNERSLADPPLYPDTIHIFQDPLEEYCATREQLIEEIEITVVHEIAHFVGFSDEELERLGYG from the coding sequence ATGAGCGACAGGCCGCTCCAACTTACCACCGAGGCTTTCGCCCGGATCGTGGAACAGGCGATTGCCCGTATTCCCGAGGAAATCCGGGCTGTTCTGGATAATGTCCTCATCTCGGTCAAGGATCGGCCCACGGCGGCAATGCTTGCCGAAGTGGGGCTTGGGCCCGACGAACCGTTGTTCGGTATCTTCCTTGGCGTGCCATTGAACGAACGCAGCCTGGCCGACCCGCCGCTGTATCCCGATACCATTCATATTTTTCAGGATCCCTTGGAAGAGTACTGCGCCACCCGCGAGCAGTTGATCGAGGAGATCGAGATCACCGTGGTGCATGAAATCGCCCATTTCGTCGGCTTCAGCGACGAGGAACTGGAACGGTTGGGCTACGGATGA
- a CDS encoding methyl-accepting chemotaxis protein has protein sequence MTLTAFRSMKYTTKLFIAVVLLCVASIGITSGNAIRMSSQGLNTLGRDALEHIHQAVYNSLTTYDETIGRKLDSDLKIFEQEVLDKGAPAIDTASTQPQTMVDQVSLQSEQVLLPRLMAGDHPIGGANDLVDSVTTSTGSLATVFQMVDGKLLRVATTVKKENGERALGTYIPADSPVVKAIAQGQVYKGKAYVVNDWYLTAYAPLRAANGQVVGAVFVGQLMLAPEVRTFISTTRLNSGYFFAYTDAGDLVIHPSLGKDTNIFKLIPAFKAHKEGFLEYIDNGESKVAYVRYIDKWGLYIAITISHAGIDNGLAAQMMRNNLLAGLGVIAVAILIILLLVRTINKPLQELAAQSVKVGEGDYTIAFAAKTDDAIGQLAGSLGIMVGKSREMLEDIIHSSRALAAASTELATISEQMVTNADATTRIADTAATNAHEVSDNMTSISAAMEESTTNLDMIASASEEMGTTIKEIAENSARARLTTEEAVAKARKSHEGVRELGEAAKAIGIVTETITEISEQTNLLALNATIEAARAGEAGKGFAVVANEIKDLAKETANATGRIKQAIEQIQNQTEVTVLDIQSITTVIQDVNDVVNTIVTAVEEQSITTAEIVTNVNQASLGITEINQNIAHSSQMTTEMSEGVGQVKEQSVEVKNNSQIVRQSADELSRLSEKLTTLVSRFKM, from the coding sequence ATGACATTGACCGCGTTTCGTTCGATGAAATACACCACCAAGCTGTTCATCGCCGTGGTGCTGCTGTGCGTTGCCTCGATTGGCATCACGTCGGGCAACGCCATCCGAATGTCGAGCCAGGGACTCAACACCCTTGGTCGCGACGCATTGGAGCATATCCACCAGGCGGTTTATAATTCCCTGACCACCTATGACGAGACCATCGGCAGGAAACTGGACAGCGACCTCAAGATTTTTGAACAGGAGGTCCTGGACAAGGGCGCGCCCGCGATCGACACCGCCAGCACGCAGCCGCAGACCATGGTCGACCAGGTCAGCCTGCAGTCGGAACAGGTGCTGCTGCCGCGATTGATGGCCGGCGACCACCCGATCGGCGGCGCCAACGACCTCGTTGACAGCGTCACCACCAGCACGGGCAGCCTGGCCACGGTGTTCCAGATGGTGGACGGCAAGCTGTTGCGCGTGGCCACCACGGTCAAGAAGGAAAACGGGGAGCGGGCGCTGGGCACCTATATCCCCGCCGACAGCCCGGTGGTCAAGGCCATCGCTCAGGGCCAGGTGTACAAGGGCAAGGCCTACGTGGTCAACGACTGGTACCTGACGGCCTATGCCCCGTTGCGCGCCGCCAACGGCCAAGTGGTCGGCGCCGTCTTTGTCGGCCAGCTCATGCTGGCCCCCGAGGTCCGCACCTTCATTTCCACCACCCGGCTGAACAGCGGCTATTTCTTTGCCTATACCGATGCCGGCGACCTGGTCATCCATCCTTCCCTGGGCAAGGATACCAATATATTCAAGCTGATTCCGGCGTTCAAGGCGCACAAGGAGGGATTTCTTGAATACATCGACAATGGGGAGAGCAAGGTGGCCTACGTGCGGTACATCGACAAATGGGGGCTGTACATCGCCATCACCATCTCCCACGCGGGCATCGACAACGGCCTGGCCGCGCAGATGATGCGCAACAATCTGCTCGCCGGGCTGGGGGTGATCGCGGTTGCCATTCTCATTATCCTGCTGCTGGTTCGCACGATCAACAAGCCGCTCCAGGAACTCGCCGCCCAGAGCGTCAAGGTGGGCGAGGGAGATTACACCATCGCCTTTGCCGCCAAGACCGACGACGCCATCGGCCAGCTGGCCGGATCGCTGGGGATCATGGTGGGTAAATCGCGGGAAATGCTGGAAGATATCATTCACTCCTCCCGAGCCCTGGCCGCCGCTTCCACGGAACTGGCCACCATCTCCGAACAGATGGTGACCAATGCCGACGCCACCACCCGGATTGCCGACACCGCCGCCACCAATGCCCACGAGGTATCCGACAACATGACCTCGATCTCGGCGGCCATGGAGGAATCGACCACCAATCTGGACATGATCGCCTCGGCCTCCGAGGAGATGGGAACCACCATCAAGGAGATCGCGGAAAACAGCGCCCGGGCCCGCCTGACCACGGAAGAGGCGGTGGCCAAGGCGCGCAAGTCCCACGAGGGGGTGCGCGAGCTCGGCGAGGCGGCCAAGGCGATCGGCATTGTCACCGAAACCATCACCGAGATTTCGGAGCAGACCAATCTGCTGGCCCTCAACGCCACCATCGAGGCGGCGCGGGCCGGCGAGGCGGGCAAGGGATTTGCGGTGGTTGCCAATGAAATCAAGGACCTGGCCAAGGAGACCGCCAATGCCACCGGCAGGATCAAGCAGGCCATCGAGCAGATCCAGAATCAGACCGAGGTCACCGTACTGGACATCCAATCGATCACCACGGTCATCCAGGATGTGAACGACGTGGTCAATACCATTGTCACCGCTGTCGAGGAACAATCGATCACCACCGCGGAGATCGTGACCAACGTCAACCAAGCCTCGTTGGGTATCACCGAGATCAATCAAAACATCGCGCACAGCAGCCAGATGACCACCGAGATGTCCGAGGGCGTGGGACAGGTGAAGGAGCAGTCCGTGGAGGTGAAGAACAACAGTCAGATCGTGCGCCAATCGGCCGACGAGTTGTCGCGACTGTCCGAGAAGCTCACCACCCTGGTTTCGCGGTTCAAAATGTGA
- a CDS encoding MFS transporter: MSRHPGDQPAQARTERIGFKVLLAISFCHFLNDMLQSLIPAIYPQLKEHFDLSFTQIGLITLTYQLSASLLQPAVGFYTDRHPKPYSLVFGMGSTLLGLLALSVAPSYALLLLAVGLVGTGSSVFHPESSRVARMASAGHYGLAQSIFQVGGNAGTSAGPLLAALIVIPQGRDSLAWFSLCALLAMVLLARVGAWYKRKQQERQGRGTHLARQPRPGLRTAAWPVCILLVLMFSKFFYTTSLHSYLIFYLIHKFQLSVPSAQIHLFVFLFGGALGTILGGPIGDRIGRKQVIWWSIFGVAPFALALPHVSLFWTGPLTFVIGLMMASAFPAIVVYAQELFPGRVGMISGLFFGLAFGLAGIGAALLGKLADVQGIDVVYQVCAWLPLLGLAAVLLPDLRGKTEEG; encoded by the coding sequence ATGTCTCGTCACCCAGGCGACCAGCCTGCCCAGGCCAGGACCGAGCGGATCGGTTTCAAGGTTCTGTTGGCCATCAGTTTCTGTCATTTTCTCAACGACATGCTCCAGTCGCTCATCCCGGCGATCTACCCCCAGCTCAAGGAGCATTTTGACTTAAGTTTCACTCAGATCGGCCTGATCACCCTGACCTACCAGTTGTCTGCCTCGTTGCTCCAGCCGGCGGTCGGCTTCTACACCGATCGCCACCCCAAACCCTATTCCCTGGTTTTCGGCATGGGCAGCACCCTGCTGGGATTGCTGGCCCTGTCGGTGGCGCCGAGCTACGCGTTGCTGCTGTTGGCCGTCGGTTTGGTGGGCACCGGGTCCTCGGTCTTTCATCCTGAATCGTCGCGGGTCGCCCGCATGGCCTCGGCCGGCCACTACGGTTTGGCGCAGTCGATCTTTCAGGTCGGCGGCAATGCGGGCACCTCGGCCGGTCCGCTGCTCGCCGCCCTGATCGTCATCCCCCAGGGACGGGACAGTCTGGCCTGGTTTTCGCTGTGCGCTCTCCTGGCCATGGTGCTCCTCGCCCGGGTGGGTGCCTGGTACAAACGCAAGCAGCAGGAGCGGCAGGGGCGCGGCACACACTTGGCCAGACAGCCTCGTCCTGGCCTGCGGACAGCGGCTTGGCCGGTATGCATCCTTCTGGTGCTGATGTTCTCCAAGTTTTTTTATACCACCAGTTTGCACAGCTACCTTATCTTCTATTTAATCCACAAGTTTCAGCTTTCGGTGCCGTCGGCGCAGATCCACCTGTTTGTCTTTCTGTTCGGCGGCGCCCTGGGCACCATCCTGGGCGGGCCGATCGGCGACCGCATCGGTCGCAAGCAGGTGATCTGGTGGTCGATCTTCGGTGTCGCCCCTTTTGCCCTGGCCCTGCCCCATGTCAGCCTGTTCTGGACCGGTCCCCTGACGTTTGTCATCGGCCTGATGATGGCCTCGGCCTTTCCGGCCATTGTGGTCTATGCCCAGGAACTGTTTCCCGGCAGGGTGGGGATGATCTCCGGCCTGTTCTTCGGGCTGGCCTTCGGCCTTGCCGGGATTGGCGCGGCCCTGTTGGGCAAGTTGGCCGACGTCCAGGGTATCGATGTTGTCTATCAGGTCTGCGCCTGGCTGCCGTTGCTTGGGCTGGCGGCGGTACTGCTCCCCGATCTGCGCGGCAAGACGGAGGAAGGGTGA
- a CDS encoding DUF2293 domain-containing protein: MNNEQRVVHRGPGNGLIDQAGQPVTPPENWVFLPAGDAGLTRRVTARTGFWRVRAPMGRRMISLGIWAPAAIIAEARAELEAIRASEGYHKKLAGERRRRAERQSAYEEAFYQAVRAFLAFAPRYEPLERAMASAVSRHAVPVGSGTVARTTRIPLEERAARAVIAWMRHRTTAYETMDVARVKGERRQVRRMLARRSLELLRSYREGREIDPGCPLRQALKTEQAAEEPAA, encoded by the coding sequence ATGAACAACGAACAGCGAGTCGTGCACAGGGGGCCGGGCAACGGACTGATCGACCAGGCCGGCCAACCAGTGACGCCGCCCGAAAACTGGGTGTTCCTCCCAGCCGGCGATGCCGGGCTGACTCGTCGGGTTACCGCCCGTACCGGGTTCTGGCGGGTGCGGGCACCAATGGGCCGGCGGATGATTTCCCTGGGAATCTGGGCTCCGGCGGCGATCATTGCCGAGGCCAGGGCTGAACTCGAAGCGATCCGCGCATCCGAGGGGTATCACAAGAAGTTGGCCGGTGAACGTCGGCGGCGGGCGGAACGGCAGAGCGCCTATGAAGAAGCGTTTTACCAGGCGGTGCGGGCCTTCCTCGCCTTTGCCCCCCGATACGAACCGTTGGAACGGGCCATGGCCTCGGCGGTCAGTCGCCATGCGGTCCCCGTGGGCAGCGGCACGGTGGCGCGCACCACCCGGATTCCCCTGGAGGAACGGGCCGCCCGGGCGGTGATTGCCTGGATGCGCCACCGGACCACGGCCTACGAAACCATGGATGTTGCCCGCGTCAAGGGCGAACGGCGGCAGGTACGGCGCATGCTGGCCCGGCGTTCGCTGGAGTTGCTTCGTTCCTACCGCGAGGGGCGGGAGATCGATCCCGGTTGCCCGCTGCGCCAAGCCCTGAAAACGGAACAGGCCGCGGAAGAACCCGCGGCCTGA